The Candidatus Amarolinea dominans genome contains a region encoding:
- the heR gene encoding heliorhodopsin HeR, producing MDRKFTGLRRFNAIMGFLHLIQGIFMIVVSRATTYPIFTNYLSFDVATRSLKPNTQLFYELPFGPAVACFLLISAVAHFYLATIGYGRYVENLKKGMNPVRFYEYALSSSLMIVLIGMLIGLWDLGALILIFTLNATMNLFGIMMELHNQHTSKTDWTAFIYGCVAGFVPWVVIALYFVGAVNSGDAKPPAFVYAIVPTLFVFFNIFAINMVLQYKKVGPWKDYLYGERVYIILSLLAKSVLCWLIWTGTLAPV from the coding sequence ATGGATCGCAAGTTCACAGGGTTGCGGCGTTTCAACGCCATCATGGGATTCCTGCATCTCATTCAAGGTATCTTCATGATCGTGGTCAGCAGGGCCACTACTTATCCTATCTTTACCAATTACCTGAGTTTTGATGTTGCAACCCGCTCGCTGAAACCGAACACCCAACTCTTCTATGAACTCCCCTTTGGACCGGCTGTTGCCTGCTTCCTACTTATCTCAGCCGTGGCGCACTTCTACCTGGCGACGATTGGCTATGGACGTTATGTGGAGAATCTGAAGAAAGGCATGAATCCAGTCCGCTTCTATGAATATGCCTTGAGCTCTTCGCTAATGATCGTGCTGATCGGCATGTTGATTGGGCTTTGGGATCTGGGCGCGCTCATCTTGATCTTCACACTCAATGCCACAATGAACCTGTTTGGCATTATGATGGAGTTGCATAACCAACATACTTCCAAAACGGACTGGACTGCATTCATTTACGGTTGCGTTGCCGGGTTCGTCCCGTGGGTGGTCATCGCGCTGTATTTCGTGGGCGCGGTCAACTCTGGCGACGCCAAGCCGCCAGCCTTTGTATACGCAATCGTTCCCACACTGTTTGTCTTCTTCAACATTTTCGCTATCAACATGGTGTTGCAGTACAAAAAAGTGGGGCCGTGGAAGGATTATCTATACGGAGAACGCGTCTACATCATTCTGAGCCTGTTAGCCAAGAGCGTTCTGTGCTGGCTGATTTGGACTGGCACGCTGGCCCCGGTCTAA
- a CDS encoding type II toxin-antitoxin system YafQ family toxin: MRTPNYTRQFERDLRLAQRRGKDIEKLKQVVAALINEESLAERYYDHPLKGNYRDRRECHLEPDWLLIYKLQGNEIIFERTGRHSDLFE; encoded by the coding sequence ATGCGCACGCCGAACTATACGCGCCAGTTCGAGCGCGACCTCCGGCTGGCACAGCGGCGCGGGAAAGACATCGAGAAGCTCAAGCAGGTCGTGGCGGCGCTGATCAACGAGGAGTCGCTGGCGGAGCGCTACTATGACCACCCACTGAAGGGCAATTACCGCGACCGGCGCGAATGCCATCTGGAGCCAGACTGGCTGCTGATCTACAAGCTGCAGGGCAACGAAATCATTTTCGAGCGCACGGGCAGGCATTCTGACCTGTTTGAGTAG
- a CDS encoding type II toxin-antitoxin system RelB/DinJ family antitoxin, with product MNKSAMIRARVDPNLKDEVENVFAQLGLSATQAITLFYQQVKLNRGLPFDVRIPNAVTQRTFAETDAGENIVRCDSAQDMFTRLGI from the coding sequence ATGAACAAGTCAGCCATGATTCGGGCACGAGTTGATCCCAATCTCAAGGACGAGGTCGAGAACGTCTTCGCGCAACTGGGGCTTTCGGCGACCCAAGCGATTACCCTTTTCTATCAGCAGGTCAAGCTCAACCGCGGCTTGCCCTTCGATGTACGCATCCCCAACGCGGTCACGCAGCGCACCTTTGCCGAGACAGATGCCGGTGAGAATATCGTCCGGTGTGACAGTGCGCAAGACATGTTCACTCGGCTGGGCATCTGA
- a CDS encoding DoxX family membrane protein — MSTLLRSYDRIDTALTTWMARNGIRFLRISLGVVFLWFGVLKFFPGLSPAQTLAGNTISILSFGLLTPELAVFILAVWECLIGIGLIVGYLLRATLLLLWLQMLGTITPLFLFPEQCFTVVPIAPTLEGQYIIKNLVLVTAGLVIGATVRGGPFTARPPSEDAA, encoded by the coding sequence ATGAGCACTCTCTTGCGCAGCTACGACCGGATAGATACGGCGTTGACAACGTGGATGGCTCGGAACGGTATCCGTTTCTTGCGCATCAGCCTTGGCGTTGTCTTTTTGTGGTTTGGCGTCCTCAAGTTCTTCCCCGGGCTGAGCCCTGCCCAGACGCTCGCCGGCAACACTATCTCAATCCTGTCCTTCGGTCTTCTCACCCCCGAGCTGGCTGTGTTCATTCTCGCAGTCTGGGAGTGCCTAATTGGGATCGGGTTGATTGTCGGCTACCTCCTCCGGGCAACGCTCCTCCTCTTATGGCTCCAGATGCTCGGCACGATTACTCCCTTGTTCCTCTTTCCTGAGCAATGCTTCACTGTAGTGCCGATTGCGCCCACTCTCGAGGGTCAATACATTATCAAGAACCTGGTCTTGGTGACGGCCGGACTTGTCATCGGGGCAACGGTCAGGGGAGGCCCATTCACTGCGCGACCTCCAAGCGAAGATGCGGCCTGA
- a CDS encoding DUF1801 domain-containing protein: MTQPAKQDTQKSVRDAAATSKESKGFTAEERAAMRERAQELKAEARANKDKAAGESDVLAKIAEMPEPERTMAMRLHEIIKASAPALSPKTWYGMPAYARAGKIVCFFQSAQKFQTRYATLGFTDEARLDEGAMWPASFALKELTATQEAAIAALVQKAVS; encoded by the coding sequence ATGACCCAACCTGCAAAACAAGACACGCAGAAGTCCGTCCGGGACGCTGCCGCGACCAGCAAAGAGTCGAAGGGATTCACGGCTGAGGAACGAGCGGCGATGAGGGAGCGTGCCCAAGAGCTGAAGGCGGAAGCGCGCGCGAACAAGGACAAGGCGGCCGGCGAAAGCGACGTGCTGGCAAAGATCGCGGAGATGCCGGAACCAGAGCGCACCATGGCGATGCGGCTTCATGAGATTATCAAGGCCAGCGCGCCAGCCCTCTCGCCGAAAACCTGGTATGGGATGCCCGCGTATGCCAGGGCCGGCAAGATCGTTTGCTTCTTCCAAAGCGCGCAGAAGTTCCAGACGAGGTACGCAACGCTCGGCTTCACCGACGAGGCGCGGCTCGACGAAGGCGCCATGTGGCCGGCCTCCTTCGCGCTGAAGGAGTTGACCGCCACGCAAGAGGCAGCAATCGCCGCGCTCGTGCAGAAAGCAGTGAGCTGA
- a CDS encoding glycosyltransferase family 1 protein, with protein MQITIIAGGSRGDVQPYVALGKGLKEAGHTVRVLAPQDYQDLITAYGLEFFDMGGGVKTMTQSQMQDIVEQGNILKILAVTGQGAQQLALQSAINGLVACQGSDMILAGFTGLSNGLALAEKLGIPFLQAYLMPFTPTSEFPGVLTPQLPQTRLTPWANGWSHRLAQQMMWQMLRSADNKARTQILQMAPAPFWGPFASLQRESQPIIYGYSPQVIPPPADWADYIHVTGYWFLEPPAGWEPPSDLVNFLQAGPPPVYVGFGSMLSRKPEETADLVLQALARTGQRAVLSSGWGGLKKENFPTTVFIVGSIPHSWLFPKMAAVVHHGGAGTTGAGLQAGIPSIITPFFGDQPFWGHRVYELGVGPKPISRQRLTLKNLADAIQCAVYDMTMRKNASSLGEHIRAENGIARAVTIIEQNRHPK; from the coding sequence ATGCAAATAACTATAATCGCAGGAGGAAGCCGCGGCGATGTTCAGCCCTATGTGGCGTTAGGAAAGGGATTGAAGGAAGCGGGGCATACGGTTCGGGTCCTGGCTCCTCAGGATTACCAAGACCTGATAACAGCCTATGGCTTGGAATTCTTTGACATGGGCGGCGGGGTGAAAACAATGACGCAAAGCCAGATGCAGGATATCGTCGAGCAAGGCAATATCCTGAAAATTCTGGCGGTTACAGGACAAGGTGCGCAACAACTTGCCCTTCAATCAGCCATAAATGGGCTGGTGGCTTGTCAGGGTTCTGACATGATCCTTGCCGGCTTCACCGGGCTTTCCAACGGATTAGCTCTTGCGGAAAAGCTGGGTATCCCATTTCTTCAGGCTTACTTAATGCCGTTTACGCCGACAAGCGAATTCCCCGGTGTCCTGACGCCGCAGTTACCACAAACACGGTTGACCCCATGGGCAAATGGCTGGTCGCATCGCTTGGCACAACAGATGATGTGGCAGATGTTACGTTCAGCCGATAACAAAGCTCGTACCCAGATCTTGCAGATGGCGCCCGCCCCATTCTGGGGACCATTTGCATCCCTGCAACGGGAATCACAACCGATTATCTATGGGTACAGCCCGCAAGTGATACCACCTCCTGCCGATTGGGCGGATTACATTCATGTCACCGGGTACTGGTTTTTGGAGCCGCCCGCCGGATGGGAACCACCGAGTGACTTGGTAAATTTCCTACAGGCTGGCCCACCGCCAGTCTATGTTGGCTTTGGCAGTATGCTCAGCCGAAAACCAGAAGAAACCGCCGATTTGGTTTTGCAAGCGTTGGCGCGCACCGGTCAGCGTGCGGTGTTATCGTCGGGCTGGGGCGGGCTAAAAAAAGAGAATTTTCCGACGACCGTATTTATCGTTGGCTCAATTCCCCATAGCTGGCTATTTCCAAAGATGGCTGCGGTTGTGCATCATGGGGGTGCGGGGACCACCGGCGCAGGACTGCAAGCTGGAATCCCATCCATTATCACACCATTTTTTGGTGACCAACCGTTTTGGGGACACCGGGTGTATGAGTTGGGGGTTGGCCCTAAGCCCATTTCGCGCCAGCGCCTAACACTCAAGAACCTGGCGGACGCAATTCAGTGTGCTGTGTACGACATGACGATGCGGAAGAACGCATCCAGTCTGGGGGAGCATATTCGCGCCGAGAATGGAATTGCACGGGCTGTGACAATTATTGAGCAGAATAGGCACCCTAAATAA